DNA sequence from the Methanofollis formosanus genome:
CAAATTCTGGTACTTAAATTTTCGGTACGCCGGCGGCCGCCAGCGCCCTCTCCCCACAACCTTCAAATAATCGGATGGCCACAGACGCATGCACACAAGAGGGGGGAGCAAAAGAAATGAGTTTTGCAAGTCCGGTCACGGTGGTCCACCCACGGATTGTGGCCACCGACAGGATCATCGGCAAGAGGGTGAAGAACGCCCTGGGCGAATACCTCGGGGAAGTCCATCACCTGATGGTGGACATGGCCTCGGGTTCGATCGTCTTTGCCGTCCTCTCGTCAGGCGGGATCATGGGCCTGGGAGAGAAGTTGTACCCCGTGCCCTGGCAGGCGCTCACCGAAGAAGAGGACGATTTCCTCCTGAAGATGAGGAAAGAGACGATGGAGACCGCACCCAACTTCGACCGCGGCCACTGGCCGAAGGCCGACGACCTCTCCTGGTTCGAGCGGGTGTACCGGTTCTACGACTACAGCCCGCCCTGGGAGATCGAGATCAAATAAAAAAGAAGCAAAGGCTCTGTTGAATCAGGCAGAATGGACAAAAAATGTTCAGATCGGTGTTTCGAGGGACGGAAAGATCGATCCCGGATGGCACCGCTCAGGTGCCGCCCCCGCCCTATCTTCTCGCGAGATGGCGGTACAGATCCGACGACCCGGGGCGGCACGCCTGATCATGCTGAAGATACTTCCGTCCTCTGCCGATCAGATACAGGTGCAGGGAAGGGGTTGACCCCAGGCACACACCTCAGAAAAGATTGTGAACAGAGCCACAAAAAACGAGGGTCCGATCAGTAGATCGGGGTCCCTTCGTTCCTGGTGATCGCCGAGAACCCGGCCATCAGCTGCTTGGTGACCGGGCCGGGGGTGCCGGTCCCGATGGTCCGGCCGTCGATGGTGACGATCGGGCCGAGTTCGGCCGCGGTGCCGGTGACAAAGACCTCGTCGGCGGTGTAGAGGTCGAAGTAGCCGACGTCGCGCTCCATGACCGTGAGCCCGAGCGAGGCCGCGGCCTCGAGGACGACGTGTCTGGTGACGCCGCGCAGGTTGTTGAGGGTGTGCGGGGTGATGAGGACGCCGTTCTTGACCAGGAAGAGGTTGTCGCCCGAGCCCTCGGTGATGTTGCCGTGGGTGTCGAGGAAGATCGCCTCGTCGCCGCCCTTGTAGTTGGCCTCGATCTTGGCAAGGATATTGTTGAGATAGTTGAGGCTCTTGACGTTCGGCGGGAGAGCGTCGGCGGCGTTTCTGCGGACCGAGACGGTGATCGCGGTCAGGCCCTTCTCGTAGAGGTCGCCGTACATCGCGCCCCACCCGGTGGCGATGATGATCACCGTCGGGGTGGCGCACTTGCGCGGGTCGAGGCCCAGGTCACCCTTGCCGCGGGTGACGATCGGCCTGATGTAGGCGTCCTTGAGGTTGTTCCTGCGCAGGGTTTCAAGAAGCGCCTCCTTGAACTCCTCCCTGGTGATGGGAACCTCAAGGTCGATCGTCTTGGCCGAGTCATAGAGTCGGTCGATGTGCTCGTCCAGTCTGAAGACCCGTCCGTCATAGGCCCGGATCCCCTCAAAGACACCGTCGCCGTACAGCAGGCCGTGGTCGAAGACCGAGACCTTTGCCTCCTCCTCGGGGACAAACTCACCGTTGAGGTAAATGATCATGCGTGATCTGTTGGCGCGACGAGGGTATAGAAGTTTATGGTCCGTTCCAGCGTTCCCTGCACCGGGAGACGAATCCCCGGTACAGGGCGGCGCTCGCCACCGGGTGGAGGTGGGTGTAACTCGCGAGGACGTTGCCGCGGACCGCCCCGTCCATCCCGCCGGCGATCCCGGTACCCCTGGAGAGGCGGTAGGCATAGGTCGTCCCTTCGGCGAGGTCGACCTCGGAATAATGGAACTCGTGCCCCTTGAACGCCCAGTCCCCGAAGGGACAGGCAGGGCCTGACCGGCCCTCGACGTAGCCCAGGGTCCGGCGGGCCGGGATGGCCGCTTCACCAGGGAGGACACCGCACATCTCGTAGACTTCCTCATGCTCCCGTCCCTGCCACCCGGAGCGCAGGACCAGGCAGTCGGTGAGATAGACGAGTCCGCCGCACTCGGCGTAGATGGGGACGCCGTCCTCGGCGGCGGCACGGAGTCCCTCCCGCATCCCCCGATTCTTCTCAAGCCCGGCGGCGTGGATCTCGGGATACCCGCCGCCGAGGATGTAGCCGTCGGCCTCCGGGAATGAGTCGTGGATGGGGCTGAAGGTGACGACTTCTGCCCCCAGCACACGCAGGAGGTCGAAGAGGTCGTTGTAGTAGAAGGTGAAGGCCTCGTCGTAGGCAACCGCGACCCTGAGGTCGGGCGCCGCCCGCACCGGCGCGAAGATCTCTTCGGCCGGACCTTGCGGGGTGTACTCGACCATCAGCGCCTTCAGGGCGTCGAGGTCGATGCACGAGGCCACGACGTCCTGGACCGCCTCGACCCGCGCCAGGAAGTCGCCGCCTTCCTGCCCCTCGCGGTAGGGGACCAGGCCGAGGTGGCGCATCGCCAGCTGCATCCCCTCGTCCCTCGGGACCGCACCGATCACCGGGAGCCCGCAGTAGTGTTCGATGGCTCTCGTGGTCTTTTCACGGTGACCTGCGGTCCTGATGTTGTTGAGGATGACACCGACGACCTTCACGTCTGGGTCGAAGCCAGCATACCCGTTGACGATGGCGGCGGCGCTCCTGGTGATGCTCCGGGCGTCCACGACCAGGACCACCGGGAGATCGAGGGCCTTGGCGACCGAGGCGGTGCTGCCGGCGTCGCCGACGGCCTCGGCACCCTCGAAAAGCCCCCGCACTCCTTCGACCAGGGCAAGGTCGGCGCCCTTCGCACCATGCTCGAAGACTCCCCGCATCTGGGCCGGGGACATTACATAGGAGTCCAGGTTCCGGCAGGGCCTGCCGGTGACCGCCGTCAGGTACGACGGGTCGATGTAGTCCATCGCCACCTTGTAGGTCTGGACCGTGGCCTCCCGCGAGAGGAGGGCGGCGAGGGCGAGGGTGATGCTCGTCTTCCCGCTGCCCGAGCGGTCGCCTGAGATGAGAAGCCCTTTCATCTGCTCACTCTCCCTCTGCCATGCTCCGCAACACCGCCCCGAACTCGCTCTCCACCATCTCCCTGACCCCGAGGGTCTTGGGGTGGAGGTCGACCTCGACGACGACCATGGCGTGGCCGATCGCCTTGAGGGGCGCGACCTGCCTGGGGCCGTTGGTGACCGAGATCGTCTCGATCCCGTCGGTGTACTCCGGCGGGACGGCGTGGGGCACGCCGACCAGGAAGGCGAAGTCGGGTTTGATCTCGCGGATCCGTTCGCCGACGGCCGCGCCGTTCTCGCCATACTCGTCGAGCGAGCCGAGGAGTTCGGGGTCGAGCCCCCGCTCCTGCATCCCGGCCAGGACGCGCTCGCCGTCGGCCCGGACCTTCGGGAGACCGCGGTCCTCGAGGTTGGCGAGATAGGTGATCTCGGCCTCAGGGCAGGCCTCGCGGAGGGCGCAGAGTTCGTCGGCAAACATGTATGCCGTCTCTTTCTTGGCGTTGAGCACCGCGACCCCCCGTTTCCCGCTCCGCGCAAGGTCGAGGAGACGGCAGGCGGCGAGGTGCTTGAGGTCGCCCCGCGAGGGTTCGATGTACGGCTGCGAGGCCGCACCCCTGAGCCGTTCCACCTGGTTTGCCGCGGCGAGGAGACGGCGCTGCCGTTCGAGTTCGTCCTCGCTGATCCACCCGGCCCGTGCGGCCGGTTCGAGGACCGCAAGGACGCCTTCGATGTTCTCCCTGAAGCCCGCATGGATCTCGACGCCGATGGTCGGGGTCTCGACGCCCGACGCCTCGATGGCGGCTTCGATGTCCTCGCCGATGATCATCGAGACGCAGGTCCCGATCACCGCCATCCGCTTCGGGGAGAACTCGGTCTCGGCGTACCTGAGCACCCGCTCCAGGACGCCCTGACCACCGAAGATGAACTCGTTCTCGCCGAGCGAGGTGGTCAGGACCCGCATCCCGTCCTCTTCAAGGAGACGGGCGTGCTTGAAGGAGCAGCCCGATGGGCCGTGAAGGATCGCCACCTCCACCCCGAGGTCGCGGGCGGTGTACAGGGAAGCGACGATCGAGCTTGGGCGTGGTTGTACGTATTCCATTCTATCCTATCTCCATGTCTTGACGGCAAGGACAATAGTCCCACCGTAGCTCATCTGCTCTGCTCTGTGGATCCCGTCCTCCAGGTCGGCGGCCGTCACGGCGCCGGCCGGGAGGTCGTCTGCGTCGTAGTCGCCGACGACGACGGTGCGGTCGGGTGCGATCGCCGCCACCGCGGCCCGAACCTCCGCGGCCGGGAAGCCCTCGCAGATGGTCTGCCCCTCGGTCCCGATCACCAGGACGAGGGGGGCGGCGCCCCCGAGAGCCCGGGCGTACGCGGCGGCGTCGACGGCGACCTCGCGGCAGGCGCCGCTGTTCGCGCAGTCGACGGTGAGGCGGCCCTCCTCGCGGGAGACCGCCATCCGTCCGGGAAGGGGAGCGAAGTCCGCGAGGCCTGCGGGATCGCGGCCGAGCAGGCAGGCGGCGGCGGCCGCCAGGTGCAGTGCCGTCCGGTAACCCCGCAGGGCAAGGAGCGGGTTCTCGAAGGAGCCTTTCGCATCGCCGTACCGGTAGGTGCAGCGCGTCCCCTCGACGACGGCGACTGCGTCGGCGGCGATCGCGCCCGGCACGTTCACCCCGGTGGGGACGAGCACCCGCGGCGCGGCGGCGAGGGAGCGGACCTTCTCGGCGAGGGCCCGCTTCTTCCCGGCGGCGCAGGGGTAGTCGTCGCCCGAGGTGAGGACCGCAAGGTCGCCCACCCCCGAGACCCCGAGAGACTCTTCGGCGATCAACCACCCGCCGCACGCGACCGCTTCCTTCGCGGCCGGGAGGACCGAGGCCGGCGTGATGGAGCGTCTCCACAGACGCCGGCGTTCAGGAAAAACGAAGGTGCCCATCGAGGTGTGAAGCACCCCGGGGCCCCCGAGCAGATGCGCGAGGGCCGTCGCCGTGGTGGTCTTCCCCCTCGCACCGGTGACCTCGACCATCAATTCCGGGCGGCAGGAGAGAAGGAGGCGGCGGACCGCCTCATGGTGGGTGACGCGCTCAGGCGCCCGCCCGAGGAGAGGGTGGTCGGGGTCGAGGTGGACCGGGGCGACGACCAGGTCGTAGGACCGTCCCGCCGCCACGGCAGCGGGGATCCCGGTCTCGCCGCGGTAGACGTCCACCGCGTCGACGGTGTGCCCGGCCTCCTCCAGCGCCCCGGCGATCTCGGCGCCGCCGTGGATGGTGTCGAGGACGAGAATCTTCATTCAGACTTCTGCGTTGATCGCGTCTTCGGCGTTCTTGACCATCAGGTCGGCCAGGAGGGGGTCGGGCCCGATGGGGTTGGCATAGACCAGCGGGATCTCGCCGGTGGTGTGGGCGAAGAGCCCCTTCTTCTCGCCCTCGGGGAGGCCGAGGAGGGCCGGGATGTCCTTGAGGATGTGGATGCCCTTGGCAAGGAAGAGCGGGACGACGACGAGCATCTCGATCTCGTCTTCCTTAAAGAGGTTCAGGGCGTCCTCCACCGTCGGGGTGTTCATGGACATGAAGCCCGGCCTGACCAGGTATTCGGGGTGCTGGTCGGCGATGTGAGCGGCGGTCTTCTCGATGAGTTCCTTGTTGTAGGCAAGTTTGCTGCCGTGGCCGACGAGTAGTAATCCCTTTCGTGACATATAATAATGAGTACAACTTTCGTAGCATAAATGTGTTACCGATTGGGTTTCCGGCCCGCCGGGCCGCCGGGGCATTGCCTTCCGACACCCGCACCTCCTGTGCGATGCAAGGGGACGTTCCTCACGGTCAACTCCGCCCGGTCGACGGGATCACGGTGTTTTCGGAGAAGGACAGACGGCACGGCCATCAGTCCATCGAATGCCGGACACGTCCGAGAACGAGGACTTCGCGAGGGGCATCCCGCTTGAACGCACCGGCAAGGCGTACACCCTCAACAGCCCGTAACAAAAGGGCTTTGTGATGACAGGGACAACATTGGAGGAAGCATGATCGAGTGGTACGAACGCTGCGGATTGATCCTCAACGGCCAGGTGGTGAAGACTCCGGTTGTCATTGCATCGATGGCAGGGATAACCGACGCCGCCTATGTGCTGGCCAGAAAAGAGCATATCGGTGCCGCGTTCATCGGCGGATACTCCATCGACGCGGAGACGATGGAGGCGAGCCGCGCGATGGCGGCGGGGGGCCGGGACGAGTTTGTGTACGATGACCCGGTCGCCGAGTTGAAGGAACAGGTCAGTGCCCTGGAGGGAAGCGGGGTGTTGATCGGCCTGAACCTGCGGGGGAGCACGCCCGCCTCGTACGCGGCAGTCGCCGAGGAGATCGGGGACGGTGTGGTCTACGAGATCGATGCCCATTGCCGCCAGCCCCAGATGACGGCGATCGGGTGCGGCGAGGCCCTGCTGCACGAACCGCACCGGCTTGCCGAGATCGTCAGGGCGCTCAAGGCGCTGGACGTGACCGTCTCGGTGAAGATGCGGGCCGGCGTTGCGGAGAACGACGCCGCGCTCGCCCGTCTCCTCTGGAAGAGCGGGGCCGACCTCCTCCATGTGGACCTGATGGACTTCGGCTACGCACGGCTGCGCCAGATCCGGAATGCCTGCCCGTTGCCGCTCATCGCGAACAACTCGATCACTTCCTTCGACCGGGCGATGGACATGTTCGCCCATGGGGCCGATATGGTCTCGCTCGCACGACGTTCGGACGAGCGGACGCTGGCCGGGATCGATGCGGCGATCTGCCGGCGGGCCGACGAGACCGGGTGGTACAACGCCCCCAAGCAGCTCTGCCGGGGCGGCGACATCAGGTCGCTCACCTTCTGCTGCCTGCCGGTGAAGCACTGCCCGCTTCTCCCGTTCCTGGAGAGATTGGGACTCACCAGGGAGGAGTATATGGCGATGAAGGCCGAAGCGGTCGCCGACACCCCGCTGGCCGACGGGAAGATGACCTGTTTCGGGAGTATGGCCTGGTGCTGCAAGTCGAGTTCGCCGTGCATGCTGCGCGGGATCGCGACGAAAGCGGCCGGAATCAGCGACCAGGAGTATATGCGCCTGAAGCGCCGGCTTGCCGACGAGATCATGGAGCGGATCTTCGATGGAGTGTCGGGCAAAGAAGAGTGCTGAGCTGGCGCAGCTCGCGATGGCCCTGGAGGTCTCGGCCTCCCCGAAGCCGGGGAACGTGGACCGGGGCCACGACTATCCCGACACTCGTCTGGAACACTTCCTGGCCTCGGCAGTCTTCGCGGGCCGGGCCCTGGGTCTGGCCGAGGAGGGCGGGCCGGGGATCGGTGAGGTGATCCTGGAGGCGGTGAAGGACACCAACTGCCATGCCGGCGGGAACACGCATTTCGGGGCGTTTATCCTGCTGGTCCCGCTGGTCCGGGGCGGCGGCGTCGACGGGGCCGTGCGGGCGGTGCAGGCGACGACGGTCGATGACGCGGTGGCCTTCTACCGGGCTTTCGGGGCGACGCAGGTGCGGGTGCTGGAGAGCGACGACCTGGACGTGAACGATCCCACGGCGCTGGAGCGCCTGCGCGAGGAGGGGATGACCCTCTACGATGTGATGGCCTACTCGGCGCCGCGGGACATGGTGGCGCGGGAGTGGACGAACGGCTTCGCGCTCTGCCGGGAGACAAAGGATCTCCTCTTCGCCCACGGCAGCGGGAAGGAGGCGATCGTGCGGGCCTTCCTCGACCTGCTGGCGGCCCACCCGGACACCTTTGTCGCGAAGAAACTGGGCGACGACGCGGCCCGCCGGACGATGGAACGGGCCGGCGAGGTGAAGGCCGGGACGCTCTCGCTGGAGGCCTTCGACGAGGAGTGTCTGGCCGCCGGGGTGAACCCGGGTTCGCTGGCCGACATCATGATCGCGGGGATCTATCTCGCGCTCAACGAGGGGTGGGCATGGGATTCCTGAGAGAGGGGATCAACGAGGTGGTCGCGACGACCCGCGGCAATGCCGCACCGATGGGGATCATCTGCCGCAACGGCGCGCTCTCGATGGTCCTGTTCCGGGGTTCCCACACCGAGGCAAATATCAGACGGGACGGATGGGTGGTCGCCAACCTCACCGCCGACCCGGTGGTCTGGGTGCGCACGGCCTTCGAGGACCTGCCGCCCGAGGATCTGGTCGCCGAGGAGGTCGGGGGCCGGCGGGTGGAGCGCCTGCGGGCGTGCGAGGCCTGGGCGGCGTTCGCGGCGGAGGTGAAGCACGAGACCGCGGAGAAGACCCTGGTCGCCCTCACCCCGCTGGCGGAGCCGGTGGTCCTGAAGGAGGGGGTCTGCCCGGTGAACCGCGGGTTTGCCGGGATCATCGAGGCGACGGTGCATGCCACCCGGTATGTGCAGAACCGAGACCCGCATCTCAGGGCCCTCATCGATCATCACCTGGCGCTGGTGCAGCGGTGCGGGGGGCCGCGGGAGTGGGAGGCGGCGCGGGTGTTGAAGGGATTTCTCGGCGACGAGAAGAAGTGAACGTTCCGGGTGAACCGCGATCACGGGAAGACGGAATCGATCTCGTCTCTGGATCTGGCACTGAGGTCATCCCAAAACTCTCCGGCCCTCCTCCTCATTGATGATGACGATGGGGAGAGACCTGCTTCTCCGTCGCGCAACTCTGCATTCATCACCTTCCTACACCGCCGCGCCGTGGGCGAGTTTGAGGGCGGCTCTCCGATAATGTTCCTACGTGGTGGCTTCTCCGAAGAGGGAGCACGATCCGTCCCTTCTCCTGATACTTACGATCATTTTTGGCTGTGGGGTGGTGGATAAAGATTTTACCGCCCCAAGCACCTGCATGGACTTGATATGCAGAGGAAAGAAACACCCTCTGAACGATCAACCCTCTGCCTTCCCGGTCCTCTCTTCATCCCCGGCGGTCCGAGGGACAGCGCCCCCGGCACAAGGGTGTGGGAAGGCATGATGATCAGGCGTGCCGCCCCTATCGCAGAATCTGTCCTGGTATCTCGCGCCGGGGGGAGACCCCCCGGACCCCCCACGACGAGGATAGGCGGGGGCGGCGAAGGAACACGATCCCCATCGGTTCTTCAGTCTTGAAAAAGAGCGATCGAGCGACGAGAAATTTTCATCCCATATGCTTGAGACGTGCTTTCCCTTCATGTTGAATTACCATGAAAATGATCCAGACGATCCTCTCTTCAAGTTTGCATGAGAGTTTGCACTCTTCATATCACGTTGAAGCCGATACGCAGAGGATAAAAAAATTCTTCTGATGGATCGACCGCCCCCATCGTCGAGATTTCCCTGCCATCTCGCGCCGGGGAGTTTCACCCCCCGGACCCTCCACGGACCGAAGATAGGTGGGGGCTGCGATGGAACGAAGTCTCCACCAGTTCTCCTGTCTTGAAAAGAGAGAGAGCACGTGACGAGAAATTTTCATCACGTATGCTTGAACCCCACGTTCATGCCCGATTCTACAGAACCCTATAATCTCCTTTCATTCGGACGTGAGTCGAGAGATCGTGAGAAACGGGCATCTTTTGAAATCATTGTCAAATGTTGCGATCTCAGGGATCGCATGCTGAAGACATGTTGCGGCGATAAGAGCATCGTTCGGCAAAAGGCCGTACTCTCTCATCAATTCTCGCGCCTTCTGCTCTTCAGAATGGGTGAGGGGGATGGTCTGAGCAATATCAATAAGTTTTTCGACTTTCTGGAGTTCTGTTTTTATTTCTGTTATAATATCGGGATTTGTTTTTATTTCATGAGGTTTTTTGCCGGTGTACAGGCGTATAAACACATGCATGACTTCGCTCCCGACAATTGCATTTCGGTAGATCCGCTTTTTCTGACTGAAGGCCAAAAAATGTCGAGAGATCTCTTCATCTCCTTCCAGTATCTTTAGGAAGACATTTGAATCAATAAAGGCCCCATTCATTTTCCATCTCTTTCAGCGCTTTTTCAGTATCTTTCCCTTTCAAAAGACCGAATGCGGCATCGATGGTGTTGGATGGTTCTTCTATGGCGATCCGGATCCGTGTCCCCTCCTTCAGGTCGATCTTCTGGAGGGGCCTGAGGACGCCGGATTCATAGATGGCATCGATCACTTTTGTCATCGTCTTCTCCTCTCGGTTGTACCATGAAAGATATTTCTGGAAGGTTTTTCCCTCACCGACAGGGTATGAGGGTGTTGATGATAGATCATCAGTCTCCGGGAATGAAGACTCGATGGCATCATCACGTGATGGTTCGTACTATCGTATTGGTACATAAGGATTTGGACGGGCCTGATAGGGGGTCTCCGGGGTGGTGATCCCATCGATTGGCGGGATGGAAATTCCCCTCCTCAGCTGGATCACAAGCCAGTCGTCGACGACTTCGGCCAGATTTTTCCGGCACTCTTCCAGGGTCGTACCGGTGGCCCATACCCCCGGCAGGTCAGGGATCTCCCCATAGTAGGGTTCTTCGCCCTCGATGATCTCATAGTGGGCATGCTGCAATGCCGCCGTGATGTATTCGATGATCATGTCCACTCAAGAGGGACCATGGATCCCTGAGAAGAATAAGACTTTGCCATATGAGGGGATGGACGGTCCTGTCGCCGGGTCCGGGAGGGTGGTGCTGGTGGAGTCAGAGTATGTACCTTTCATTCTTTACCAGGCCCGTCCTCCCCGATGCACGACATCCCATCCTCCTCTCTCTCATTCTCTTCTTCTGTTCCGCGGGAGATGATCCACGCGACGCCGAGGAGGAGAGGCACGCCGACCGGCACGGAGAAACCCGCGGGCCCGTGGAAGAGCGGGCCGTACTGCGCGATCACCGCGGCGAGGTAGGCGATGCCGGCGCCGGTGACGAGGAGGGAGAGGGGTTTTCTGAAGGTTTCGTATTCCTCGTGCCGTTTGAGGACGAGGCAGGCGACCGCGACGAGGAGGAGGAGGGTGCCGCCGAGCCAGAGGAGGACGGAGAGTGCGGAACGGCCAGCAAGGATGCCCGAGGTGACATAGTCGAGGTCGCGGAAGAGGGTGATGAGATTTGTGCCCATGTAGGTCTGCTGGTACCGGAAGAGGGCGAACTGGATGCCGGCACCGATGCCGTCGCCGATGAGGTAGATGTTGGTGGGCAGGGCGAGGGTGAGGGCGAGGAGGGCGGCGAGGAAGGGGCGGGTGGTCGTCGTCATCGCAGCGTCTCCTGCCGGCAGGATGGTCGTGCGAGATGGTGTTGGTCAGAGAGAGCGTCGGTCATTCTCCTGAAGAAGAGGGCGTGTACAGAGAAGAATCTGCCGTATCCGGTCTCATTCCAGAGAGATGGCCATCCCCTCATCAGAAGGGGAAGAGCCAGTACTGGATGTACCAGATATACTGCACCGCCGGGATCCAGAAGTGGTAGCCTTCCCAGCAGGTGGTGGCGAAGCGGAAGTCCACCACCAGTCCCCATGCAAGGGAGAAGATCATCAGCACCGGGACGGCATAGGCGAGGGCTCTGGAAGGGATTTTGTTGAGGAAGACCCCGCAGAAGAGCGTCACAGTCACCCCGAGGTAGAGATAGGTGAGATACATCAGGAAGGCGATCTCTCCGGCCGCCCATGTACCTGAGATGACCAGGAGGACGACGTAGATGAGAGGCAGGTCAAGGAGCACGAGCCAGAAGAGTGTTTTCAACGAGGTCTTGATCTCGCCGTCGCCGAAGCCCACGTATTTGAGGGCATAGAGGCCGAGGACGAGCGTCGGTAGGTAGAGGGGGGAGAGGTAGCGCATGTCCGGGACGATGCCCGGGCTTGACGGCATCCAGGCGACGGAGCGGAGGTAGGTGATCATCACCAGGACCGCGGCCAGGGCGAAGAAGGCGAGGAGATGGAGATCTCGCTGAGGGATGCCGATATCGCCCTGACGGTAGAGGGCGTAGCCGACAGTAATAGCCAGGATGAGGGCGAAGAAGGAGAGCGAGGAGACCTGGAAGATCCCGGCCGAATTTCCAGAGACCGGGTC
Encoded proteins:
- a CDS encoding PRC-barrel domain-containing protein — its product is MSFASPVTVVHPRIVATDRIIGKRVKNALGEYLGEVHHLMVDMASGSIVFAVLSSGGIMGLGEKLYPVPWQALTEEEDDFLLKMRKETMETAPNFDRGHWPKADDLSWFERVYRFYDYSPPWEIEIK
- the ilvE gene encoding branched-chain-amino-acid transaminase, whose amino-acid sequence is MIIYLNGEFVPEEEAKVSVFDHGLLYGDGVFEGIRAYDGRVFRLDEHIDRLYDSAKTIDLEVPITREEFKEALLETLRRNNLKDAYIRPIVTRGKGDLGLDPRKCATPTVIIIATGWGAMYGDLYEKGLTAITVSVRRNAADALPPNVKSLNYLNNILAKIEANYKGGDEAIFLDTHGNITEGSGDNLFLVKNGVLITPHTLNNLRGVTRHVVLEAAASLGLTVMERDVGYFDLYTADEVFVTGTAAELGPIVTIDGRTIGTGTPGPVTKQLMAGFSAITRNEGTPIY
- the cfbB gene encoding Ni-sirohydrochlorin a,c-diamide synthase, whose translation is MKGLLISGDRSGSGKTSITLALAALLSREATVQTYKVAMDYIDPSYLTAVTGRPCRNLDSYVMSPAQMRGVFEHGAKGADLALVEGVRGLFEGAEAVGDAGSTASVAKALDLPVVLVVDARSITRSAAAIVNGYAGFDPDVKVVGVILNNIRTAGHREKTTRAIEHYCGLPVIGAVPRDEGMQLAMRHLGLVPYREGQEGGDFLARVEAVQDVVASCIDLDALKALMVEYTPQGPAEEIFAPVRAAPDLRVAVAYDEAFTFYYNDLFDLLRVLGAEVVTFSPIHDSFPEADGYILGGGYPEIHAAGLEKNRGMREGLRAAAEDGVPIYAECGGLVYLTDCLVLRSGWQGREHEEVYEMCGVLPGEAAIPARRTLGYVEGRSGPACPFGDWAFKGHEFHYSEVDLAEGTTYAYRLSRGTGIAGGMDGAVRGNVLASYTHLHPVASAALYRGFVSRCRERWNGP
- the cfbD gene encoding Ni-sirohydrochlorin a,c-diamide reductive cyclase catalytic subunit, encoding MEYVQPRPSSIVASLYTARDLGVEVAILHGPSGCSFKHARLLEEDGMRVLTTSLGENEFIFGGQGVLERVLRYAETEFSPKRMAVIGTCVSMIIGEDIEAAIEASGVETPTIGVEIHAGFRENIEGVLAVLEPAARAGWISEDELERQRRLLAAANQVERLRGAASQPYIEPSRGDLKHLAACRLLDLARSGKRGVAVLNAKKETAYMFADELCALREACPEAEITYLANLEDRGLPKVRADGERVLAGMQERGLDPELLGSLDEYGENGAAVGERIREIKPDFAFLVGVPHAVPPEYTDGIETISVTNGPRQVAPLKAIGHAMVVVEVDLHPKTLGVREMVESEFGAVLRSMAEGE
- the cfbE gene encoding coenzyme F430 synthase, which codes for MKILVLDTIHGGAEIAGALEEAGHTVDAVDVYRGETGIPAAVAAGRSYDLVVAPVHLDPDHPLLGRAPERVTHHEAVRRLLLSCRPELMVEVTGARGKTTTATALAHLLGGPGVLHTSMGTFVFPERRRLWRRSITPASVLPAAKEAVACGGWLIAEESLGVSGVGDLAVLTSGDDYPCAAGKKRALAEKVRSLAAAPRVLVPTGVNVPGAIAADAVAVVEGTRCTYRYGDAKGSFENPLLALRGYRTALHLAAAAACLLGRDPAGLADFAPLPGRMAVSREEGRLTVDCANSGACREVAVDAAAYARALGGAAPLVLVIGTEGQTICEGFPAAEVRAAVAAIAPDRTVVVGDYDADDLPAGAVTAADLEDGIHRAEQMSYGGTIVLAVKTWR
- the cfbA gene encoding sirohydrochlorin nickelochelatase is translated as MSRKGLLLVGHGSKLAYNKELIEKTAAHIADQHPEYLVRPGFMSMNTPTVEDALNLFKEDEIEMLVVVPLFLAKGIHILKDIPALLGLPEGEKKGLFAHTTGEIPLVYANPIGPDPLLADLMVKNAEDAINAEV
- a CDS encoding methanogenesis marker 9 domain-containing protein, giving the protein MIEWYERCGLILNGQVVKTPVVIASMAGITDAAYVLARKEHIGAAFIGGYSIDAETMEASRAMAAGGRDEFVYDDPVAELKEQVSALEGSGVLIGLNLRGSTPASYAAVAEEIGDGVVYEIDAHCRQPQMTAIGCGEALLHEPHRLAEIVRALKALDVTVSVKMRAGVAENDAALARLLWKSGADLLHVDLMDFGYARLRQIRNACPLPLIANNSITSFDRAMDMFAHGADMVSLARRSDERTLAGIDAAICRRADETGWYNAPKQLCRGGDIRSLTFCCLPVKHCPLLPFLERLGLTREEYMAMKAEAVADTPLADGKMTCFGSMAWCCKSSSPCMLRGIATKAAGISDQEYMRLKRRLADEIMERIFDGVSGKEEC
- a CDS encoding triphosphoribosyl-dephospho-CoA synthase, which translates into the protein MECRAKKSAELAQLAMALEVSASPKPGNVDRGHDYPDTRLEHFLASAVFAGRALGLAEEGGPGIGEVILEAVKDTNCHAGGNTHFGAFILLVPLVRGGGVDGAVRAVQATTVDDAVAFYRAFGATQVRVLESDDLDVNDPTALERLREEGMTLYDVMAYSAPRDMVAREWTNGFALCRETKDLLFAHGSGKEAIVRAFLDLLAAHPDTFVAKKLGDDAARRTMERAGEVKAGTLSLEAFDEECLAAGVNPGSLADIMIAGIYLALNEGWAWDS
- a CDS encoding DUF447 domain-containing protein, which codes for MGFLREGINEVVATTRGNAAPMGIICRNGALSMVLFRGSHTEANIRRDGWVVANLTADPVVWVRTAFEDLPPEDLVAEEVGGRRVERLRACEAWAAFAAEVKHETAEKTLVALTPLAEPVVLKEGVCPVNRGFAGIIEATVHATRYVQNRDPHLRALIDHHLALVQRCGGPREWEAARVLKGFLGDEKK
- a CDS encoding type II toxin-antitoxin system VapC family toxin, with the protein product MNGAFIDSNVFLKILEGDEEISRHFLAFSQKKRIYRNAIVGSEVMHVFIRLYTGKKPHEIKTNPDIITEIKTELQKVEKLIDIAQTIPLTHSEEQKARELMREYGLLPNDALIAATCLQHAIPEIATFDNDFKRCPFLTISRLTSE
- a CDS encoding antitoxin family protein, whose product is MTKVIDAIYESGVLRPLQKIDLKEGTRIRIAIEEPSNTIDAAFGLLKGKDTEKALKEMENEWGLY
- a CDS encoding type II toxin-antitoxin system HicB family antitoxin, yielding MIIEYITAALQHAHYEIIEGEEPYYGEIPDLPGVWATGTTLEECRKNLAEVVDDWLVIQLRRGISIPPIDGITTPETPYQARPNPYVPIR